The sequence CAAACTCAATGCAAGGTCCGGATTTTTACTTAAAACAGAAAAAAAGGCATTTGAATCGATGTAACAAATCTGCGCATTTTCCATGGCCTCTGCGCTGGCGTGGTAACATTCCCCCGCAAATAAGGAACGATACCCCAATAGATCACCAGGGCTGGCAATACGCACAATTTGCTGGGCCCCGTTGGCAAGGGACTTATAAAGCTTCACTCTCCCGGAGAAAATGCAATAAAGCCCTAAGGATTGGTTCCCCTCGTAGAAAATTACCTGTCCCTTCTTGTAGGTATTACTGATCTTGTAATTCTCGAGTTCCCCCAACGCTAAGTCCTCCAGCTGGCAAAACACCCCCACGGGGCGGGCAGAACAAGTTTTACAACTTGGAAAACTAGTCATAATGAAAGCCTACTAAATTCTCGCGGTTAGCCCGAAGGAAAGATGAAAAGTCCCCTCCACTCCTACAGAAGGACCCTCTCCCCTCGCGATAGGAATGGCATAGGGCGTAAGCAGTTTGGGATCAAGATAAAAAATGGGATTATAATCGCCCGTGACGTTTTTAGAGGTGCCCTATCCTCTCTTGTGATTAAACGTCCTCTGCCTCACACTTCGATCCTCCCAAATATCTTTGGATTGAGAAAAATTGCTGTCGAGCTTTTTTTTCTTCATAGCCAGCTCATTGCGATTCGCGCCATACTTATGCTGATGCACTCTTTC is a genomic window of Deltaproteobacteria bacterium containing:
- a CDS encoding Crp/Fnr family transcriptional regulator; this encodes MTSFPSCKTCSARPVGVFCQLEDLALGELENYKISNTYKKGQVIFYEGNQSLGLYCIFSGRVKLYKSLANGAQQIVRIASPGDLLGYRSLFAGECYHASAEAMENAQICYIDSNAFFSVLSKNPDLALSLFKKISRELRVAENLAISITHKTARERMAELLLMLKEAYGTPVKKGVQIVLKLSRQEMAEMIGTTQETSIRLLSEFKKEGIIEVQERSITLCDMEALLDAASMDI